DNA sequence from the Sediminibacillus dalangtanensis genome:
CGGCTTGCCCATGTCAACCGTCACTTCCTCGACGACATCTCCATCAAGAAATACTTCAGCTGTTACATTACCGGCCCGGGTCTCAATAACAAACTGAGTTTTATTTACCAGGTTATTCTCAAATGCATATTTTGCTACACAGCGGAGGCCGTTTCCACAGTTTTTCCCTTCCGATCCATCTTTATTGAAAATACGCATGCCCACGTCTGCAGCAGCGGTTGGATGGATCAAAATCAATCCATCCGAACCTATTCCGGTATTTATATCGGATACTTTTTTGGCCAATTCCACTAATACTGATTCTTCTACAGAAAATGAAAATAAGTCTAAAAATATATAACTATTGCCCAACCCGTGCATTTTTGTATAAGGGATTTCCACCTTGATCACCTAGCCTCATGAAGTAACTGTTTATGCCATCGCCAGCCCGCAAGCTCGATGGCTTTATTTTATAGCATGGGGTTTTCCTCAAGATACTGATAAACATTTCCCACTAATTCTTCAGGACTATCAGCAGTTACAGGTTCCCCATTGACAATTGCGACTAAAAACTGAGAACATAGCCCGCAAAAGCTTGTACAGCCATATTCTATAACATCTAAATCGGGATCTTTATCAAGCTCTTCCTTCGCTTTCTGCGAACCGCTCACTATATTATTGATACAAAATTCAATAGTTGGAT
Encoded proteins:
- a CDS encoding YuzB family protein codes for the protein MLNPTIEFCINNIVSGSQKAKEELDKDPDLDVIEYGCTSFCGLCSQFLVAIVNGEPVTADSPEELVGNVYQYLEENPML